Proteins encoded in a region of the Thermocaproicibacter melissae genome:
- a CDS encoding SpaA isopeptide-forming pilin-related protein: MKKRLHKAIACMFCMLLTLQAGFFHVNVSAESRTISMYYDGFKWKNNYTFTNPVNGKVMTFRAGEDITRLWFKSLNTPAYCVEPGASIAYGTTYSTGDSTYWNRIPRDKRYGINLALLYGYPNNNIYEHALEGVAITQIVVWEYILGYRDPYTGECTNHSLINNLSVPSAYQNSYMDAYRALDNSLLQARKIPSFVSYRAETAPTYTLKYNANTGAYETTLHDTNSIATLEQTSFSANGITFTKIDNKTLKISTKHIIDKTAPVNVSCTKNIPQHSKQGAIVIWSAPDAQNILTGSNPPDPISAFMRLQTESTGNLTIRKQSEDEIVSGITFTVSGNGITRQGTTNASGLLTITGLPVGTYTVQESSIPARYNQLSSQAVSVRPGQTTTVNFNNTLKKGRVKFVKKDSYSGGYLSGAVYRIFKSDGTRVADVTSDAGQWIYSPYLTYGNYYIEEVQAPTGFALDSSKHSFSVSQSEQVIPLTLEDHPLSDVYPTFVEPNATYRSGTEIIASYLIHNNSYAEHTPDKPLTVHFTASSTLNGVTTNITTQQNKVVVPRSNQNLTWFKVKIPEGASKVTFVCTIDTPSGVVESNMNNNTDKQDITVSAPDNSQTPNTKFENAPNYFVRPNDNAEVLTGNYASNVTPDAVWQQWVYENGTWSIKTYGMTLTADQQIVPDINAFSSFQSNGFWHMKSGYGLSITAISKVSRYGSAILPDSSAYVLPQSGNAYFPEFGYELADGKYRTLQLTAANKLEFVENPYSITITGEHDGRRIHYTPLWYPDGNYTVKTYLYDCWTPAGMISLQSTLKPIVIGGDLYDDWYISHLP, encoded by the coding sequence TTGAAAAAGAGACTTCATAAGGCTATAGCCTGTATGTTTTGTATGCTCCTTACTTTGCAGGCAGGCTTTTTTCATGTAAATGTATCTGCGGAAAGCCGAACAATATCTATGTATTACGATGGGTTCAAGTGGAAGAATAATTACACCTTTACAAATCCCGTCAACGGCAAAGTTATGACTTTCCGTGCTGGCGAAGATATTACGAGGTTATGGTTCAAATCATTAAATACACCAGCATACTGTGTGGAACCGGGGGCATCTATTGCTTATGGAACAACATATAGCACGGGAGATTCAACATATTGGAACCGTATCCCAAGAGATAAGCGGTATGGAATTAATCTGGCATTACTATATGGATATCCCAATAACAACATCTATGAACACGCACTAGAAGGCGTTGCGATAACTCAAATTGTCGTATGGGAATATATTCTTGGCTATCGCGACCCCTATACCGGCGAGTGCACGAACCATTCACTAATCAATAATTTGTCAGTCCCAAGTGCATATCAAAACAGCTATATGGACGCATATAGAGCGCTGGATAACTCCCTTTTACAGGCCAGAAAAATACCATCATTTGTTTCATACCGAGCAGAAACCGCACCAACCTATACGCTGAAATATAACGCCAACACTGGTGCATACGAGACAACCTTACATGACACAAACTCCATCGCTACACTCGAACAAACGTCTTTTTCCGCTAATGGGATAACATTTACCAAAATAGATAACAAAACACTCAAAATCTCTACTAAGCACATCATCGATAAAACGGCTCCGGTAAATGTTAGCTGCACTAAAAATATTCCTCAACATTCCAAACAAGGAGCAATTGTTATATGGTCTGCACCCGATGCTCAAAACATATTGACGGGAAGTAATCCACCAGACCCTATTTCAGCATTCATGCGCTTACAGACAGAATCAACTGGCAATTTAACAATACGTAAACAATCAGAAGATGAAATTGTGTCCGGTATCACGTTCACCGTCTCCGGCAATGGGATAACCAGGCAGGGCACTACAAATGCCTCAGGGCTGCTTACTATAACCGGTCTTCCGGTTGGAACATATACGGTACAAGAAAGCAGCATTCCAGCCAGGTATAATCAATTATCTTCTCAAGCGGTGTCAGTACGACCGGGGCAAACGACGACGGTTAATTTTAATAACACGCTCAAAAAAGGCCGCGTGAAGTTTGTAAAGAAGGATAGCTATTCTGGCGGATACCTTTCCGGTGCTGTTTACCGGATATTTAAGTCTGATGGAACCCGTGTGGCAGATGTTACTTCAGATGCGGGCCAATGGATTTATAGCCCCTACCTTACATACGGTAACTACTACATTGAAGAAGTACAAGCCCCAACCGGCTTTGCTCTTGACAGCAGTAAACATTCATTCTCGGTATCGCAAAGTGAGCAAGTAATTCCCCTTACGCTTGAAGATCATCCTTTATCCGACGTGTATCCAACTTTTGTTGAGCCGAATGCAACATATCGAAGCGGAACGGAGATAATTGCAAGTTATCTTATCCATAACAACAGCTATGCTGAACATACTCCTGACAAACCTCTGACCGTACACTTTACGGCAAGTAGCACCTTAAATGGAGTCACAACGAACATTACCACTCAGCAGAACAAAGTGGTTGTACCACGGAGTAATCAAAACCTCACTTGGTTCAAGGTTAAAATTCCAGAGGGTGCTTCAAAAGTCACATTCGTCTGCACAATAGATACTCCATCCGGTGTCGTGGAATCAAACATGAATAACAACACTGATAAGCAAGATATTACTGTATCTGCACCAGACAACTCACAAACGCCAAACACAAAGTTTGAAAATGCTCCAAACTATTTTGTAAGGCCGAATGATAACGCCGAAGTGCTGACCGGCAACTATGCTTCCAATGTGACACCAGATGCAGTATGGCAACAGTGGGTTTATGAAAATGGTACATGGAGCATAAAGACGTATGGAATGACGCTTACCGCAGACCAGCAGATTGTTCCCGATATTAACGCATTCTCTAGCTTTCAGTCCAACGGCTTCTGGCACATGAAATCTGGGTATGGGTTGAGCATTACAGCCATTTCAAAAGTGTCCCGATACGGCAGCGCGATTCTCCCTGATTCAAGCGCGTATGTGCTACCTCAGAGCGGCAACGCTTATTTTCCCGAATTCGGGTATGAACTTGCCGATGGCAAATATAGAACTCTGCAACTCACTGCTGCAAACAAGTTGGAATTCGTAGAGAATCCATATTCCATTACTATAACCGGAGAACACGACGGGCGGCGTATTCACTACACTCCTCTATGGTATCCGGACGGGAATTACACCGTAAAGACTTACTTGTACGATTGCTGGACGCCTGCCGGAATGATAAGCCTGCAAAGCACTTTGAAGCCTATCGTAATTGGCGGCGATCTTTACGATGACTGGTACATCAGTCATCTGCCATGA
- a CDS encoding helix-turn-helix domain-containing protein, with the protein MNREQYLKLLIKNKGLTIKEFAKKINMPYSTLLSILNGSIGGAAVDNVAKICFGLGISISELQKYSGNPNVDGNIIDLTNHEKTVVISYRKQPEMQPAVDKLLGIRRDDISNKDVEIAAELSEIATRATEQPVKSKRHV; encoded by the coding sequence ATGAACCGTGAGCAGTATCTAAAATTACTTATCAAGAATAAGGGCCTTACGATAAAAGAGTTTGCAAAGAAAATTAATATGCCATACTCAACTTTGCTCTCCATATTAAACGGCTCGATTGGTGGGGCTGCTGTTGATAATGTTGCTAAAATTTGCTTTGGACTTGGTATTTCTATTTCTGAACTTCAAAAGTATTCCGGTAACCCAAATGTTGACGGAAACATAATTGATTTGACTAACCATGAAAAGACTGTCGTAATATCGTATCGTAAGCAACCTGAAATGCAACCCGCCGTTGATAAGCTTTTAGGGATTAGGCGAGATGATATTTCAAATAAAGATGTTGAGATTGCAGCTGAATTAAGCGAAATTGCAACGAGAGCCACTGAACAGCCCGTAAAAAGTAAGCGTCATGTGTAA
- a CDS encoding helix-turn-helix domain-containing protein, whose translation MAKEEKRSYYAVIPANVRYDKSLSANAKLLYGEISALCNEKGYCWSTNKYFADLFGVSQTSISKWISSLVSKNYVYVKIVYREGTKEILERRMSIVKESLEEIQSTPPLEKKLNTPLEEKLNTPLEEKLKENNKETNITVINKSVSQFKEIGETDELTDEIRERLKKQIDYDYFEENYPEDLSGVDALIDCMAEMLTAPYTKINGIKLPRSILESYIRKTDSELLREFLEHMRGKKMRDIKNIGAYWQSAFINFIKESELVRLTI comes from the coding sequence ATGGCAAAGGAAGAAAAACGTAGTTATTACGCCGTTATACCGGCGAACGTGAGATATGATAAGAGCCTTTCGGCGAACGCGAAATTGCTCTACGGAGAAATATCCGCTTTGTGTAACGAAAAAGGATATTGCTGGTCTACCAACAAGTACTTTGCTGATTTATTTGGAGTATCGCAGACGAGTATTTCCAAATGGATTTCGTCGCTTGTCAGCAAGAATTATGTTTATGTCAAGATAGTCTACCGCGAGGGTACAAAAGAGATTTTGGAAAGGCGCATGAGCATAGTAAAAGAATCTCTTGAGGAAATTCAAAGTACCCCCCCTCTTGAAAAAAAGTTAAATACCCCTCTTGAAGAAAAGTTAAATACCCCTCTTGAAGAAAAGTTAAAGGAGAATAATAAAGAGACTAATATTACAGTTATTAATAAGTCAGTCAGTCAGTTTAAAGAGATAGGGGAGACAGACGAACTGACGGATGAAATTAGAGAGAGACTGAAAAAGCAAATTGATTACGATTATTTCGAGGAAAATTACCCCGAAGATCTCTCGGGGGTAGATGCGCTGATAGATTGCATGGCCGAAATGCTGACAGCTCCCTATACGAAGATTAACGGTATCAAGCTGCCTCGGTCAATACTGGAATCGTACATAAGGAAAACGGATTCCGAGCTTTTGAGGGAGTTTCTCGAGCATATGCGCGGAAAAAAGATGCGTGATATTAAAAACATCGGCGCATACTGGCAGTCTGCTTTTATAAATTTCATCAAGGAATCGGAGCTCGTAAGGCTCACAATTTAG